Proteins found in one Dermacentor silvarum isolate Dsil-2018 chromosome 8, BIME_Dsil_1.4, whole genome shotgun sequence genomic segment:
- the LOC119462445 gene encoding LOW QUALITY PROTEIN: uncharacterized protein LOC119462445 (The sequence of the model RefSeq protein was modified relative to this genomic sequence to represent the inferred CDS: deleted 1 base in 1 codon) — MAQLLTRMVKMLFQKSHSGNVDAAAMTALMAPSTTGKGRSSRGDKARASDSDAACPRKRGNNSSSDTESGPSEQEMDGDPTTQDSYGNGHSPKVPPLKIVLPSSGTGNLEGTEPAGGANSKERKVSSSKPALPYVVNAAESLSEGSPSEQAVEEKERRREEERCQRVTRSSHRAALTHEEEVEDAPEVHPRKRKLRAREDQQQPQQQQQSPQQQQQQSPQQQQQQQQSTTAAAAAITAAAAAATTAAAARAAATAAANTATAAGAAAAAGRRSFSFRASNPHRGSESTSHQWLPDVLDIRKQVEKRRQAMLVVHPKPPQGFKDYLLNRGSYVLEGNPSSRLSVPMVRIVPLC; from the exons ATGGCTCAACTTCTGACACGCATGGTGAAGATGCTCTTTCAGAAGAGCCACTCCGGAAACGTCGACGCAGCAGCAATGACAGCACTAATGGCACCCTCCACCACAGGCAAAGGGCGCTCTTCACGTGGTGATAAGGCAAGGGCGTCGGACAGCGACGCTGCATGCCCTCGTAAACGTGGTAACAATTCAAGTTCAGACACGGAAAGTGGCCCCAGTGAGCAAGAGATGGATGGTGACCCTACCACCCAGGACTCTTATGGAAATGGACATTCTCCCAAGGTGCCACCACTCAAGATAGTGTTGCCTTCAAGTGGCACAGGTAATCTTGAAGGTACTGAACCAGCTGGTGGTGCCAACTCCAAAGAGCGCAAGGTTTCCTCAAGCAAGCCTGCCTTGCCTTATGTAGTGAATGCTGCGGAATCCTTGAGTGAAGGATCTCCCAGTGAGCAGGCTGTGGAAGAGAAGGAGCGACGGCGAGAAGAAGAACGCTGTCAGAGGGTCACACGAAGTAGCCACAGGGCTGCCTTGACCCATGAGGAAGAAGTGGAGGATGCACCTGAGGTACACCCTCGGAAGCGCAAGCTGAGAGCTCGGGAAGATCAGCAGCAGcctcaacagcagcagcagtcaccgcagcagcagcagcaacagtcaccacagcagcagcagcagcaacagcagtcaaccacagcagcagcagcagccatcacagcagcagcagcagcagccactacagcagcggcagcaagagcagcagcaacagcagctgcCAACACAGCAAcggcagcaggagcagcagcagcagcaggcaggcGTAGCTTCTCCTTTAGAGCCTCCAACCCTCATAGAGGAAGTGAGTCAACCAGTCACCAATGGCTTCCAGATGTA CTAGACATCCGCAAGCAAGTGGAGAAGCGGCGTCAGGCCATGCTGGTTGTACACCCCAAACCACCCCAAGGTTTCAAGGACTACCTTCTCAATCGTGGCTCCTATGTCCTCGAAGGAAATCCATCGTCACGCCTCTCTGTGCCCATGGTAAGAATAGTACCTCTATGTTAG